One segment of Ficedula albicollis isolate OC2 chromosome 2, FicAlb1.5, whole genome shotgun sequence DNA contains the following:
- the LZTFL1 gene encoding leucine zipper transcription factor-like protein 1 isoform X2 has translation MRFARFKRGMCLKTVDSCFQDLKDSRLVEETFTVDEVIDMLDGLQSVVHSEVESELINTTYTNVLLLRQLFSQAEKWYLKLQTDVSDLENRELLDQVAEFEKSEYTSSNKKSTADPIKPKLAPLNEGGSELLNKTVALLQEENEKLKARLRTIETQATAALDEKSKLEKSLRDLQMIQGDQKNNANQDITELENKVAALKSQFEKTLNDTTANQKFLEEDLVTTKHDLLKVQDQLSTAEKELEKKFQQTAAYRNMKEILTKKNEQIKDLRRRLSKYESED, from the exons ATGCGCTTCGCTCGTTTCAAGCGTGGCATGTGTCTCAAAACCGTGGATTCTTGTTTTCAGGACCTCAAGGACAGCAG ACTTGTTGAAGAGACCTTCACAGTTGACGAGGTGATAGATATGCTGGATGGACTGCAGAGTGTTGTACACAGTGAAGTGGAGTCAGAGCTCATAAACACAACTTACACCAACGTTTTACTTCTCCGACAGCTCTTTTCACAGGCTGAGAAATGGTACCTGAAGTTACAGACAGATGTTTCTGACTTGGAGAATCG AGAATTATTGGACCAGGTTGCTGAGtttgaaaaatcagaatatacATCTTCAAACAAAAAg tCCACTGCAGATCCCATTAAACCAAAACTTGCTCCATTAAATGAAGGTGGGTCAGAACTGCTAAACAAG ACAGTTGCGCTTCtccaagaagaaaatgaaaaattgaaggCCAGACTCAGGACCATAGAAACACAG GCTACAGCTGCCTTAGATGAGAAGTCCAAGCTGGAGAAGTCACTGAGGGATTTACAGATGATCCAAGGAGATCAGAAG AATAACGCAAACCAGGATATCACTGAACTGGAGAATAAAGTGGCAGCTTTGAAATCCCAGTTTGAGAAGACTTTAAATGACACTACTGCAAACCAAAAATTCTTGGAAGAAGACTTGGTGACAACAAAACATGACTTACTGAAGGTTCAGGATCAGCTATCCACAGCTGAAAAG GAACTGGAGAAGAAATTTCAGCAAACAGCTGCCTATCGCAACATGAAAGAGATTCTCACCAAGAAGAATGAACAGATAAAGGATTTGCGTAGAAGACTTTCCAA
- the LZTFL1 gene encoding leucine zipper transcription factor-like protein 1 isoform X1 — translation MAELGVNEHHQKEVVSYMRFARFKRGMCLKTVDSCFQDLKDSRLVEETFTVDEVIDMLDGLQSVVHSEVESELINTTYTNVLLLRQLFSQAEKWYLKLQTDVSDLENRELLDQVAEFEKSEYTSSNKKSTADPIKPKLAPLNEGGSELLNKTVALLQEENEKLKARLRTIETQATAALDEKSKLEKSLRDLQMIQGDQKNNANQDITELENKVAALKSQFEKTLNDTTANQKFLEEDLVTTKHDLLKVQDQLSTAEKELEKKFQQTAAYRNMKEILTKKNEQIKDLRRRLSKYESED, via the exons ATG gcagagctgggtgttAATGAGCACCACCAGAAGGAAGTGGTCAGCTACATGCGCTTCGCTCGTTTCAAGCGTGGCATGTGTCTCAAAACCGTGGATTCTTGTTTTCAGGACCTCAAGGACAGCAG ACTTGTTGAAGAGACCTTCACAGTTGACGAGGTGATAGATATGCTGGATGGACTGCAGAGTGTTGTACACAGTGAAGTGGAGTCAGAGCTCATAAACACAACTTACACCAACGTTTTACTTCTCCGACAGCTCTTTTCACAGGCTGAGAAATGGTACCTGAAGTTACAGACAGATGTTTCTGACTTGGAGAATCG AGAATTATTGGACCAGGTTGCTGAGtttgaaaaatcagaatatacATCTTCAAACAAAAAg tCCACTGCAGATCCCATTAAACCAAAACTTGCTCCATTAAATGAAGGTGGGTCAGAACTGCTAAACAAG ACAGTTGCGCTTCtccaagaagaaaatgaaaaattgaaggCCAGACTCAGGACCATAGAAACACAG GCTACAGCTGCCTTAGATGAGAAGTCCAAGCTGGAGAAGTCACTGAGGGATTTACAGATGATCCAAGGAGATCAGAAG AATAACGCAAACCAGGATATCACTGAACTGGAGAATAAAGTGGCAGCTTTGAAATCCCAGTTTGAGAAGACTTTAAATGACACTACTGCAAACCAAAAATTCTTGGAAGAAGACTTGGTGACAACAAAACATGACTTACTGAAGGTTCAGGATCAGCTATCCACAGCTGAAAAG GAACTGGAGAAGAAATTTCAGCAAACAGCTGCCTATCGCAACATGAAAGAGATTCTCACCAAGAAGAATGAACAGATAAAGGATTTGCGTAGAAGACTTTCCAA